The following are from one region of the Hyla sarda isolate aHylSar1 chromosome 6, aHylSar1.hap1, whole genome shotgun sequence genome:
- the MGAT3 gene encoding beta-1,4-mannosyl-glycoprotein 4-beta-N-acetylglucosaminyltransferase isoform X1 encodes MHCASAALIWMKMRWHKMFLLLCMAGLCVISVLHFLKALSYVSLSKDLVSLSPNFISGFFWESRPLIFQHLERTDDGTQVLRTPGYYRPPEAAVQQPRPPPSGHGPGISTDELHLKEFVLQEDTAEYFVRTKSGGVCFKPGTKSLDRLPSEKPERSLPRKVSPIISRQPQQPTQKRRKWVECVCLPGWHGPSCGVPTVVQHSNLPTKDRLTPRLKPRRVINAININHEFDLLEARFRELEGAVDVFLICESNFTAYGEARALLFRQMLLNGTFEYIKSKVVYVFLDHFPEGGKQDGWIADDYLRTFLTRNGIGRLRNLRDDDLFIIDDADEIPSREGVLFLKLYDGWTEPIAFHMRKSLYGFFWKQPGTLEVISGCTIGMLRTVYGTDGIRLRRREYYTMPNFRQYENKTGHILVQWSLGSPLHFAGWHCSWCFPPEGIHFKLISAQNGDFPRWGDYEDKRDLNYIRWLIKTGGWFDGTKQEYPAADPHEHMYAPKYIMENLQRFGYLVKNPYS; translated from the coding sequence GATGAAGATGAGGTGGCACAAGATGTTCTTGCTCCTTTGCATGGCTGGACTGTGTGTAATCTCAGTTCTCCACTTTCTGAAAGCCCTGTCTTATGTTTCATTGTCAAAGGACTTGGTCTCTCTTAGTCCTAATTTCATTTCTGGCTTCTTTTGGGAATCCCGGCCTTTGATATTTCAACACCTAGAAAGGACAGATGATGGTACCCAGGTTCTACGCACCCCTGGCTACTATCGACCTCCGGAGGCTGCTGTTCAGCAACCCAGGCCGCCACCTTCAGGACATGGTCCAGGCATTAGCACAGATGAATTGCACCTGAAGGAATTTGTTTTGCAGGAAGATACAGCAGAGTATTTTGTGAGAACTAAGTCTGGCGGTGTATGTTTTAAACCAGGAACAAAGTCACTAGACCGCCTGCCTTCTGAGAAGCCAGAACGGTCCTTGCCACGTAAAGTATCACCAATCATTTCTCGACAGCCACAGCAGCCAACACAGAAACGGAGGAAATGGGTGGAATGTGTTTGCTTACCTGGCTGGCATGGACCTAGTTGTGGGGTGCCAACAGTTGTTCAACACTCCAATCTCCCCACTAAGGATAGACTAACACCACGGCTGAAACCACGCCGTGTTATCAATGCCATCAATATAAATCATGAGTTTGATCTTTTGGAAGCACGATTTCGGGAACTGGAGGGGGCTGTAGATGTTTTCTTAATATGTGAATCAAACTTCACAGCATATGGTGAGGCACGTGCTCTCTTATTTCGCCAAATGCTTCTTAATGGAACTTTTGAGTACATTAAATCCAAAGTAGTCTATGTGTTCCTGGATCATTTCCCTGAAGGTGGGAAACAAGATGGTTGGATAGCAGATGACTATCTACGGACATTTTTGACTCGCAATGGGATTGGTCGTCTGCGCAACCTGCGAGATGATGACCTTTTCATTATAGATGATGCAGATGAGATCCCCAGTAGGGAGGGTGTGCTCTTTCTTAAGCTTTATGATGGGTGGACGGAGCCCATTGCTTTTCATATGCGCAAGTCACTCTATGGCTTCTTTTGGAAGCAGCCAGGGACCTTGGAGGTGATTTCTGGTTGCACTATTGGAATGCTTCGAACTGTATATGGCACAGACGGTATCCGCCTGCGCCGACGGGAGTATTACACTATGCCCAACTTCCGTCAGTATGAAAATAAAACTGGGCACATTTTAGTTCAGTGGTCTTTGGGGAGCCCTTTACACTTTGCTGGTTGGCACTGTTCCTGGTGCTTCCCTCCAGAAGGAATCCATTTTAAGCTCATCTCTGCACAAAATGGGGATTTTCCAAGATGGGGTGACTATGAAGACAAAAGAGACTTAAACTACATCAGATGGCTTATAAAGACTGGGGGATGGTTTGATGGAACCAAGCAAGAGTATCCTGCGGCCGACCCCCATGAGCACATGTATGCCCCTAAATATATCATGGAAAACCTCCAACGATTTGGATACTTAGTTAAAAACCCCTATAGCTGA
- the MGAT3 gene encoding beta-1,4-mannosyl-glycoprotein 4-beta-N-acetylglucosaminyltransferase isoform X2 yields MLHFRMKMRWHKMFLLLCMAGLCVISVLHFLKALSYVSLSKDLVSLSPNFISGFFWESRPLIFQHLERTDDGTQVLRTPGYYRPPEAAVQQPRPPPSGHGPGISTDELHLKEFVLQEDTAEYFVRTKSGGVCFKPGTKSLDRLPSEKPERSLPRKVSPIISRQPQQPTQKRRKWVECVCLPGWHGPSCGVPTVVQHSNLPTKDRLTPRLKPRRVINAININHEFDLLEARFRELEGAVDVFLICESNFTAYGEARALLFRQMLLNGTFEYIKSKVVYVFLDHFPEGGKQDGWIADDYLRTFLTRNGIGRLRNLRDDDLFIIDDADEIPSREGVLFLKLYDGWTEPIAFHMRKSLYGFFWKQPGTLEVISGCTIGMLRTVYGTDGIRLRRREYYTMPNFRQYENKTGHILVQWSLGSPLHFAGWHCSWCFPPEGIHFKLISAQNGDFPRWGDYEDKRDLNYIRWLIKTGGWFDGTKQEYPAADPHEHMYAPKYIMENLQRFGYLVKNPYS; encoded by the coding sequence GATGAAGATGAGGTGGCACAAGATGTTCTTGCTCCTTTGCATGGCTGGACTGTGTGTAATCTCAGTTCTCCACTTTCTGAAAGCCCTGTCTTATGTTTCATTGTCAAAGGACTTGGTCTCTCTTAGTCCTAATTTCATTTCTGGCTTCTTTTGGGAATCCCGGCCTTTGATATTTCAACACCTAGAAAGGACAGATGATGGTACCCAGGTTCTACGCACCCCTGGCTACTATCGACCTCCGGAGGCTGCTGTTCAGCAACCCAGGCCGCCACCTTCAGGACATGGTCCAGGCATTAGCACAGATGAATTGCACCTGAAGGAATTTGTTTTGCAGGAAGATACAGCAGAGTATTTTGTGAGAACTAAGTCTGGCGGTGTATGTTTTAAACCAGGAACAAAGTCACTAGACCGCCTGCCTTCTGAGAAGCCAGAACGGTCCTTGCCACGTAAAGTATCACCAATCATTTCTCGACAGCCACAGCAGCCAACACAGAAACGGAGGAAATGGGTGGAATGTGTTTGCTTACCTGGCTGGCATGGACCTAGTTGTGGGGTGCCAACAGTTGTTCAACACTCCAATCTCCCCACTAAGGATAGACTAACACCACGGCTGAAACCACGCCGTGTTATCAATGCCATCAATATAAATCATGAGTTTGATCTTTTGGAAGCACGATTTCGGGAACTGGAGGGGGCTGTAGATGTTTTCTTAATATGTGAATCAAACTTCACAGCATATGGTGAGGCACGTGCTCTCTTATTTCGCCAAATGCTTCTTAATGGAACTTTTGAGTACATTAAATCCAAAGTAGTCTATGTGTTCCTGGATCATTTCCCTGAAGGTGGGAAACAAGATGGTTGGATAGCAGATGACTATCTACGGACATTTTTGACTCGCAATGGGATTGGTCGTCTGCGCAACCTGCGAGATGATGACCTTTTCATTATAGATGATGCAGATGAGATCCCCAGTAGGGAGGGTGTGCTCTTTCTTAAGCTTTATGATGGGTGGACGGAGCCCATTGCTTTTCATATGCGCAAGTCACTCTATGGCTTCTTTTGGAAGCAGCCAGGGACCTTGGAGGTGATTTCTGGTTGCACTATTGGAATGCTTCGAACTGTATATGGCACAGACGGTATCCGCCTGCGCCGACGGGAGTATTACACTATGCCCAACTTCCGTCAGTATGAAAATAAAACTGGGCACATTTTAGTTCAGTGGTCTTTGGGGAGCCCTTTACACTTTGCTGGTTGGCACTGTTCCTGGTGCTTCCCTCCAGAAGGAATCCATTTTAAGCTCATCTCTGCACAAAATGGGGATTTTCCAAGATGGGGTGACTATGAAGACAAAAGAGACTTAAACTACATCAGATGGCTTATAAAGACTGGGGGATGGTTTGATGGAACCAAGCAAGAGTATCCTGCGGCCGACCCCCATGAGCACATGTATGCCCCTAAATATATCATGGAAAACCTCCAACGATTTGGATACTTAGTTAAAAACCCCTATAGCTGA
- the MGAT3 gene encoding beta-1,4-mannosyl-glycoprotein 4-beta-N-acetylglucosaminyltransferase isoform X3 encodes MKMRWHKMFLLLCMAGLCVISVLHFLKALSYVSLSKDLVSLSPNFISGFFWESRPLIFQHLERTDDGTQVLRTPGYYRPPEAAVQQPRPPPSGHGPGISTDELHLKEFVLQEDTAEYFVRTKSGGVCFKPGTKSLDRLPSEKPERSLPRKVSPIISRQPQQPTQKRRKWVECVCLPGWHGPSCGVPTVVQHSNLPTKDRLTPRLKPRRVINAININHEFDLLEARFRELEGAVDVFLICESNFTAYGEARALLFRQMLLNGTFEYIKSKVVYVFLDHFPEGGKQDGWIADDYLRTFLTRNGIGRLRNLRDDDLFIIDDADEIPSREGVLFLKLYDGWTEPIAFHMRKSLYGFFWKQPGTLEVISGCTIGMLRTVYGTDGIRLRRREYYTMPNFRQYENKTGHILVQWSLGSPLHFAGWHCSWCFPPEGIHFKLISAQNGDFPRWGDYEDKRDLNYIRWLIKTGGWFDGTKQEYPAADPHEHMYAPKYIMENLQRFGYLVKNPYS; translated from the coding sequence ATGAAGATGAGGTGGCACAAGATGTTCTTGCTCCTTTGCATGGCTGGACTGTGTGTAATCTCAGTTCTCCACTTTCTGAAAGCCCTGTCTTATGTTTCATTGTCAAAGGACTTGGTCTCTCTTAGTCCTAATTTCATTTCTGGCTTCTTTTGGGAATCCCGGCCTTTGATATTTCAACACCTAGAAAGGACAGATGATGGTACCCAGGTTCTACGCACCCCTGGCTACTATCGACCTCCGGAGGCTGCTGTTCAGCAACCCAGGCCGCCACCTTCAGGACATGGTCCAGGCATTAGCACAGATGAATTGCACCTGAAGGAATTTGTTTTGCAGGAAGATACAGCAGAGTATTTTGTGAGAACTAAGTCTGGCGGTGTATGTTTTAAACCAGGAACAAAGTCACTAGACCGCCTGCCTTCTGAGAAGCCAGAACGGTCCTTGCCACGTAAAGTATCACCAATCATTTCTCGACAGCCACAGCAGCCAACACAGAAACGGAGGAAATGGGTGGAATGTGTTTGCTTACCTGGCTGGCATGGACCTAGTTGTGGGGTGCCAACAGTTGTTCAACACTCCAATCTCCCCACTAAGGATAGACTAACACCACGGCTGAAACCACGCCGTGTTATCAATGCCATCAATATAAATCATGAGTTTGATCTTTTGGAAGCACGATTTCGGGAACTGGAGGGGGCTGTAGATGTTTTCTTAATATGTGAATCAAACTTCACAGCATATGGTGAGGCACGTGCTCTCTTATTTCGCCAAATGCTTCTTAATGGAACTTTTGAGTACATTAAATCCAAAGTAGTCTATGTGTTCCTGGATCATTTCCCTGAAGGTGGGAAACAAGATGGTTGGATAGCAGATGACTATCTACGGACATTTTTGACTCGCAATGGGATTGGTCGTCTGCGCAACCTGCGAGATGATGACCTTTTCATTATAGATGATGCAGATGAGATCCCCAGTAGGGAGGGTGTGCTCTTTCTTAAGCTTTATGATGGGTGGACGGAGCCCATTGCTTTTCATATGCGCAAGTCACTCTATGGCTTCTTTTGGAAGCAGCCAGGGACCTTGGAGGTGATTTCTGGTTGCACTATTGGAATGCTTCGAACTGTATATGGCACAGACGGTATCCGCCTGCGCCGACGGGAGTATTACACTATGCCCAACTTCCGTCAGTATGAAAATAAAACTGGGCACATTTTAGTTCAGTGGTCTTTGGGGAGCCCTTTACACTTTGCTGGTTGGCACTGTTCCTGGTGCTTCCCTCCAGAAGGAATCCATTTTAAGCTCATCTCTGCACAAAATGGGGATTTTCCAAGATGGGGTGACTATGAAGACAAAAGAGACTTAAACTACATCAGATGGCTTATAAAGACTGGGGGATGGTTTGATGGAACCAAGCAAGAGTATCCTGCGGCCGACCCCCATGAGCACATGTATGCCCCTAAATATATCATGGAAAACCTCCAACGATTTGGATACTTAGTTAAAAACCCCTATAGCTGA